The following are encoded together in the Deltaproteobacteria bacterium genome:
- a CDS encoding DUF4388 domain-containing protein: MGQYALLFISGKYKTAEFPLPESGELLVGRSADLDLVLSEEMVSRKHAKMKIQGDSMVLTDLGSTNGTYVNGEKIRRHDVTLGDRLLLGTSIIRVIEASDMTIDEAIRDDADAVRQMMSEISEKNVESITMTGSLAEVPLPDLLQLFASNRRSGVLGISGDHNGKLYLNEGQVEFALIEGQDLAPYKAFCRMIGWGVGDFSLEDRDEDQTFSELLTEPTENLLMEATRQSDELQSLYDGLPATDTGLTWAVPMMPKLSSLSKEQLDTIQLVLNCDNIGEVVEESPRTDHGVLSDLQYLLRQGYLEEE; the protein is encoded by the coding sequence ATGGGACAATACGCACTCTTATTCATTTCTGGTAAGTACAAGACCGCAGAATTCCCTCTGCCCGAGAGCGGGGAGTTATTGGTTGGGCGATCCGCAGACCTCGACCTCGTTTTGAGTGAAGAGATGGTCTCGCGAAAACACGCCAAGATGAAAATTCAGGGTGACTCCATGGTTCTTACCGACCTAGGTTCCACCAACGGAACCTACGTCAATGGTGAAAAGATTCGCCGTCATGACGTAACCCTCGGTGACCGCCTCCTCCTCGGAACCTCTATCATTCGCGTGATTGAAGCATCCGACATGACCATCGATGAAGCTATCCGCGATGATGCTGATGCCGTTCGCCAAATGATGAGCGAGATCTCAGAAAAGAATGTTGAAAGCATCACCATGACCGGCAGTCTCGCAGAAGTACCTCTGCCTGACTTGTTGCAACTCTTTGCAAGCAACCGACGTTCCGGTGTGCTTGGCATCAGTGGCGATCACAACGGAAAATTGTACCTTAACGAAGGGCAAGTCGAGTTTGCTCTGATTGAAGGCCAAGACCTCGCACCCTACAAAGCGTTTTGCCGAATGATTGGTTGGGGCGTGGGTGACTTCAGCCTTGAAGACCGGGACGAAGACCAAACTTTCAGCGAGCTCTTAACCGAACCAACTGAAAATCTCCTCATGGAAGCCACGCGCCAAAGCGACGAGCTTCAATCACTCTACGATGGACTGCCTGCCACAGACACGGGGCTGACCTGGGCCGTTCCCATGATGCCGAAACTCTCCAGCCTGTCCAAAGAACAGCTCGATACCATCCAACTGGTACTCAATTGCGATAATATTGGTGAAGTGGTGGAAGAGAGTCCAAGAACAGACCACGGTGTTTTAAGTGATCTGCAATATCTACTTCGTCAGGGTTACCTAGAAGAAGAGTAG
- a CDS encoding serine protein kinase PrkA produces the protein MSKKSSEPSLESLMGEVRDSFHADKTIMSFHEFYQLICEEPQVHLRSSAQYMVDMMEHYGTESINRATGEVTRFKVFDRPFNDGEGRVAGQEDVQVAIHRTFSNFAREGRVNKLILLHGPNGSAKSSLVRALMAGLEDYSRLAEGAIYSFNWIFPATRHSKDSIGFGTAQRAGAAGESYAYLGADDIDARVPCEMHDHPLFLVPRSQRTELLEALAPNMVLGATDEHVGRSLSEYLRGGDLSYKSRRIFDALLASYDGDVSKVFNHIQVERIYLSRQYRCGMATIEPQMAVDARIQQLTADKSLAALPKALQHTSLYQPTGPLVSANRGLLEFSDFLKRPVDSFKYLLSTVETSTVTMDSFVLHLDMMFIASTNETYLDAFKQHPDFPSFKGRMELIKVPYLRHFGDERAIYDATITERVVGRHIAPHAVDVAALWAILTRMRRNNSEEFPEDVREVIDSLTPMEKLRLYDQGEVPHRLTTREARELRHSLKDLHRQAGRRMNYEGIKGASAREIRSVLLNAAYHEEYSYLSPLAVFSEIEAVLEAKSVYDFLKQEAKDGYHDHVGFLEQVRELFTQWTDDEICDSMGLASDESYGELFTRYISHVSHWVKSAKLVDPNTGTLEEPDSRLMRDIEKNLVNEGEKPEDFRRSIIAAIGARSLEKPNCTPDYEEMFKTYIRKLRDAFYAERREELCSINQNFLRYASQDRSTLDAKELKQVEAMLERLKAHYGYSLESARDAVAYLLRVKYTD, from the coding sequence ATGAGCAAAAAGTCCTCAGAACCATCACTTGAATCCCTTATGGGTGAAGTTCGCGATTCGTTTCATGCGGACAAGACCATCATGAGTTTCCACGAATTTTATCAACTCATCTGCGAGGAGCCCCAAGTTCATTTGCGGTCTTCGGCGCAGTACATGGTCGACATGATGGAGCACTATGGCACCGAGTCGATCAATCGCGCCACCGGCGAGGTTACGCGGTTTAAAGTCTTTGACCGCCCGTTTAATGATGGGGAGGGCAGGGTCGCAGGGCAAGAAGATGTTCAGGTTGCGATTCATAGAACATTTTCGAATTTTGCCCGTGAAGGCCGAGTGAATAAACTCATCTTGCTCCATGGTCCAAACGGCAGCGCGAAGAGCTCCTTGGTGCGTGCTTTAATGGCCGGGCTGGAAGATTACTCACGTTTAGCCGAGGGCGCGATCTATAGCTTCAATTGGATCTTTCCTGCTACGCGTCACAGCAAAGACAGTATCGGCTTTGGGACCGCGCAACGTGCAGGCGCTGCCGGTGAATCCTATGCTTACCTTGGAGCTGACGACATTGATGCACGCGTGCCGTGCGAGATGCACGATCACCCACTCTTTCTTGTTCCACGTTCTCAGCGAACGGAGCTTTTAGAGGCACTGGCTCCCAATATGGTTCTTGGGGCCACGGACGAACATGTTGGGCGTTCTTTAAGTGAGTACCTACGTGGCGGCGACTTATCTTATAAAAGTCGCCGCATTTTTGATGCCCTTTTAGCGAGCTATGATGGTGATGTTTCGAAGGTATTCAACCACATTCAAGTCGAGAGAATTTATCTCTCTCGTCAGTACCGTTGCGGCATGGCAACCATCGAGCCTCAAATGGCTGTTGATGCTAGAATTCAGCAGCTTACCGCAGACAAATCGTTGGCGGCGCTGCCTAAAGCTTTGCAGCATACGTCGCTCTATCAGCCGACTGGTCCGTTGGTGAGTGCGAACAGAGGCCTGCTTGAGTTCAGTGATTTTCTAAAGCGCCCGGTCGATAGCTTTAAGTATCTCTTAAGCACGGTGGAAACGTCGACAGTGACGATGGATAGCTTCGTGCTTCATTTGGACATGATGTTTATCGCCAGTACCAACGAAACTTATCTCGATGCATTCAAACAGCATCCAGATTTTCCTTCGTTCAAAGGCCGTATGGAATTGATCAAAGTTCCATACCTTCGCCACTTCGGGGACGAGCGGGCTATTTACGATGCGACGATTACCGAACGTGTGGTGGGGCGCCACATTGCACCTCATGCTGTAGACGTGGCTGCGCTCTGGGCAATTTTAACGCGGATGCGCCGCAACAACTCTGAAGAGTTTCCAGAAGATGTTCGCGAAGTCATAGACTCCTTAACACCGATGGAAAAGCTTCGCCTTTACGATCAGGGAGAAGTCCCTCACCGGCTGACCACACGGGAAGCTCGGGAGCTGCGCCATAGCCTCAAGGATCTTCATCGCCAGGCCGGACGCCGGATGAATTACGAAGGGATTAAAGGCGCGAGTGCACGTGAAATCCGAAGTGTTTTACTCAATGCAGCCTACCACGAGGAGTATAGCTATTTGAGCCCCTTGGCGGTGTTCAGTGAAATCGAGGCAGTTCTGGAAGCGAAGTCGGTTTATGATTTCCTTAAGCAAGAGGCAAAAGATGGTTACCACGATCATGTGGGCTTTTTGGAACAGGTCCGTGAGCTTTTTACCCAATGGACTGACGATGAGATTTGCGATTCCATGGGGCTGGCCAGTGATGAGAGCTATGGCGAGCTTTTCACCCGCTACATTTCACATGTGTCGCATTGGGTGAAAAGTGCCAAACTCGTGGATCCGAACACAGGGACGCTCGAAGAACCGGACAGCCGCTTGATGCGGGATATTGAGAAGAATTTGGTGAATGAGGGTGAGAAACCTGAAGATTTTCGCCGGTCTATCATTGCCGCAATCGGGGCCAGGTCCCTCGAGAAGCCTAATTGCACTCCGGATTATGAAGAGATGTTCAAGACTTATATTCGGAAGCTGCGGGACGCATTTTATGCTGAAAGGCGTGAAGAACTCTGCAGCATCAATCAAAATTTCCTACGCTATGCATCGCAGGATCGCTCCACCCTCGACGCTAAAGAGCTGAAACAGGTTGAAGCGATGCTTGAGAGGCTGAAAGCCCACTATGGGTACAGCCTTGAGAGCGCACGGGACGCAGTGGCCTATCTTTTAAGGGTAAAATATACGGATTAA
- the clpX gene encoding ATP-dependent Clp protease ATP-binding subunit ClpX has protein sequence MSDLHLLERRSVHFSLAQARGLRYSIGSISEVEVARKDFQGGQLTCSFCGKSQREVRKLIAGPTVYICDECIRLCTDIIAEESERDTGEQGPETLPTPQELAAFLDEYVVGQHYAKKVLSVAVYNHYKRINLEPESSDVELAKSNVLMVGPTGTGKTLLAQTLAKKLDVPFTIADATTLTEAGYVGEDVENIIANLLIAAENDVERAQRGIIYIDEIDKVARKSESLSMTRDVSGEGVQQALLKIIEGTKASVSPRGGKKYGQSETVQIDTSNILIICGGSFTGIDGIIKRRIGRKGMGFGAELGINDERSVGELLRELRPEDLHQFGLIPEFIGRLPVIVTLEELTEADLVRILTEPRNALVRQYQKLFGLERVELEFTDDAIKAVAQEAINNKSGARGLRSILENAMLDIMYEVPFLEGLQTCRITEGVICKGEEPELIFEKKKSA, from the coding sequence ATGTCAGATCTTCATTTGCTAGAACGGCGATCTGTGCATTTTTCTTTGGCTCAAGCCCGGGGTCTACGTTACTCTATAGGTTCAATCAGCGAGGTAGAAGTGGCGCGTAAAGATTTTCAAGGAGGGCAGCTGACTTGCTCATTTTGTGGCAAAAGTCAGCGAGAGGTTCGTAAACTAATAGCCGGTCCAACCGTCTATATTTGCGACGAGTGCATTCGACTGTGCACGGACATTATTGCTGAGGAGAGTGAGCGGGACACCGGAGAGCAAGGTCCTGAAACTTTGCCAACGCCGCAAGAGCTCGCAGCATTTCTAGACGAGTATGTTGTTGGTCAACATTACGCGAAGAAAGTTCTCTCGGTTGCAGTTTACAATCACTACAAGCGTATCAATTTGGAGCCAGAGAGCTCTGATGTAGAGCTCGCAAAATCCAACGTCTTGATGGTCGGCCCGACAGGCACGGGTAAAACTTTGCTGGCACAAACCCTTGCGAAGAAGCTGGATGTTCCTTTCACGATTGCTGATGCAACCACGCTGACTGAAGCGGGCTATGTGGGTGAAGACGTCGAGAACATCATTGCCAATCTACTCATCGCAGCTGAAAACGATGTGGAGCGTGCTCAGCGCGGGATTATCTACATTGATGAAATCGATAAAGTTGCCCGCAAGTCTGAATCACTTTCAATGACGCGTGACGTGTCGGGTGAAGGTGTGCAGCAAGCTCTTCTTAAAATTATTGAAGGCACCAAGGCCAGCGTATCTCCTCGAGGAGGAAAGAAGTACGGCCAAAGTGAAACTGTTCAAATTGACACAAGCAATATCTTGATCATTTGCGGCGGAAGTTTCACGGGCATTGATGGGATCATCAAGCGGCGAATTGGCCGTAAGGGAATGGGTTTTGGTGCTGAGCTTGGCATTAATGACGAGCGAAGTGTTGGTGAGCTTCTACGCGAATTGCGTCCAGAAGATTTGCATCAGTTCGGATTGATTCCTGAGTTCATTGGTCGTCTTCCGGTGATTGTTACCCTGGAAGAGCTGACTGAGGCAGATTTGGTCCGGATTCTAACTGAACCACGCAATGCATTGGTGAGACAGTATCAAAAGCTTTTTGGGCTTGAACGTGTTGAGCTTGAGTTTACCGATGATGCAATCAAGGCGGTTGCTCAAGAGGCGATCAACAACAAGAGCGGTGCCCGTGGTTTACGCTCGATTCTTGAAAACGCGATGCTCGATATCATGTACGAGGTTCCATTTTTAGAGGGTCTCCAAACATGCCGAATCACTGAAGGAGTGATTTGTAAAGGTGAAGAGCCTGAGCTTATTTTCGAGAAAAAGAAATCAGCCTAA
- the hrcA gene encoding heat-inducible transcription repressor HrcA, with product MAHLTNSVVGILQHAKGNFPREGIVNLNNRQARILQSVVELYISSATPVSSAAIVESSRDLGVSAATIRHIMSELEEAGLLKKPHKSAGRTPTEAGLRAYLNQQSAHALHWQDRKTLDSCQLTASELFPVALAQKITQISGQLTVVALPKFSGTRFKQIGLVRCAPGKLLVWFVSPSGLVQQTMVEDDFGLSNEDLLRTERFLNEKLSNRTLAEVRAIVDRELKSERARYDAFLATAMEIGRQALPPAEYALYVDGASSLARQPEFANADTLHRLLSAIEERENLLELLDNLLKTQGVQVVLGSEHQVDTIHHLSCVGSPVDTPEPEIPILGVLGPARMDYPRLIPVVGYASELLSNYWNKL from the coding sequence ATGGCTCACTTGACAAACTCCGTTGTTGGCATACTTCAACATGCGAAGGGTAACTTCCCCAGAGAGGGCATCGTGAATTTAAACAATCGACAAGCCAGAATATTACAATCGGTGGTGGAGCTCTATATTAGCTCGGCCACACCCGTAAGCTCTGCTGCAATTGTCGAAAGTTCGCGAGATCTGGGGGTTTCTGCCGCCACCATCCGCCACATCATGTCCGAGTTGGAAGAGGCTGGGCTCTTAAAAAAGCCACACAAAAGTGCCGGTCGCACGCCTACCGAAGCGGGTCTGAGAGCTTATTTAAATCAGCAAAGCGCCCACGCCCTTCACTGGCAAGACCGCAAAACACTCGACTCATGTCAGCTCACGGCCTCGGAGTTGTTTCCCGTAGCACTTGCCCAAAAAATAACACAAATATCAGGACAGCTAACGGTCGTCGCGTTGCCTAAATTTTCGGGAACCCGTTTTAAGCAAATCGGCCTGGTACGCTGCGCGCCCGGTAAATTACTCGTCTGGTTTGTGTCTCCAAGCGGCCTGGTTCAGCAAACCATGGTCGAAGATGATTTTGGACTTTCAAACGAAGACCTATTGCGAACAGAGCGGTTTTTAAACGAGAAATTAAGTAACCGGACCCTGGCTGAGGTTCGCGCCATTGTCGATCGCGAACTTAAAAGCGAGCGGGCCCGTTACGACGCATTTTTGGCCACCGCCATGGAGATCGGCCGACAAGCACTTCCACCGGCTGAGTACGCGCTCTATGTTGATGGGGCCTCAAGTCTGGCCAGGCAGCCTGAATTCGCCAATGCCGACACACTTCACCGGCTTCTCTCAGCCATTGAAGAACGCGAGAACTTACTAGAATTACTAGACAATCTTTTAAAAACACAAGGTGTCCAAGTCGTACTTGGCAGCGAGCATCAAGTCGACACCATCCACCATCTAAGCTGCGTAGGCAGCCCCGTGGATACCCCAGAACCCGAAATCCCTATTTTAGGTGTTTTAGGACCGGCACGAATGGACTATCCACGCTTGATTCCTGTAGTTGGGTATGCCAG